The genome window AGGCGGCAGCGATCGCGCTGTGGTGTGGGGAACTGGGCAATGAGCTGGTCGGGAATATCCAGGTCGAAGTCCGATAGTCGTGGTGCGCTTTCATTAGTAGGGCGATCCATCCCGCAGACGAGGGCTACCAAAGGCGTTGCTGAGGTTGTTTTGCGTTGCCAGGTGACTTCAGTTTGAGGTAGGAATACACGCGCTCCAGAGCGACGCGTCCGCGGGGGGTTCGCTGCAGGAAGCCTTCCTTGATGAGGTACGGTTCATATACCTCTTCGATGGTTCGGGGGGACTCATGCAGCGCTACCGCCAGCGTCTCGATGCCCACCGGCCCGCCGTTATAGTTGTTCACCAGCGTGGTGAGGATACGCCGGTCCATCTCATCCAGGCCGATCTCGTCGATACCGAGTCGTTTCAACGCGTTTTTAGCCATCTTGACCGAGAGATGCCCGGTACCATCCACTTCTGCAAAGTCCCGTGCTCGGCGAAGGATGCGGTTTGCCACGCGCGGAGTGCCACGTGAACGGCGGGCGATTTCTTCCGCCGCTTCCGGGTCCACGCCAATTTCGAGCAGCTCCGCAGACCGGACGATCACCTCCTTGATCTCATCCGGGGAATAGAAATCGAGTCGCAGGACGACACCGAACCGGTCACGTAGCGGGGAGGTGAGATTTCCCAGGCGGGTGGTTGCGCCGATAAGGGTAAAGGGAGCCAGGGCCAATTGGACAGAGCGGGAGGCGGGGCCTTTGTCCAGCATGATATCGATGCGATAGTCCTCCATGGCCGCGTATAAATACTCTTCCACGGCATTGTTGATACGGTGTATTTCGTCTATGAAGAACACGTCCCGCTGGGCCAGGTTGGTGAGAATGCCGGCCAGATCGGCGGGCCGCTCCAGCACCGGCCCGGAGGAGGCCTTGATATTGACACCCAGTTCCCGGGCGATGATATAGGCCAGGGTGGTCTTCCCAAGACCGGGAGGACCGAACAGGAGTACGTGATCGAGGTTCTCACTGCGTCGCAGGGCGGATTCGATATAAACCCGCAGGTTTGCCACCGTCTCCTCCTGGCCGATGAACTCTGTGAGTCTGGACGGACGCAGAGATTTTTCGGCGATAATATCTTCTTCGGTGGGCCGCGGAGCAGTGAGTTTGGATTCGATCATTTCAAAACACGCTGGATATCATCTTCAGGGACGGATGAAGGCCACATTGTGATATGCCAAAATTAGTACGCGTTATAGCCGACATTCAGGCCACATTCTCCCTGCTGCTACCATTGAGTGGAGCCGTTAACGGTCACGGAATACAATAGCCGTTTCCATACCACGGAAAAAAGTTACTTCGGTGCCCATAGTAAACAAAGCGGGAAGTCAGGTGCGAGCTCACCCCTGAGATCGGAGGTGATTCACTGACCGGCTGGTGCAAGTGACTATAGCCTACCTCCATGAGCGGCAATTAATTTTGCTACTGCCGATATTTTGTACATTTTTATTGAGGAGTGCGCCATGCGGCAAGATCTGATTACCCGCGGCCGTTTTATCAAGACTGCCGCCGGCCTGCTAGCGGGACTGCCTTTTGCTTCCCACCTGCGGGCTGGATTTTCAACTATCTCACGGGTCAGTAAGCAAAGGTATCCGGTGCGGGTCATTGCTTCGGCCAACGGCCTCGAAGCTATCAAGCGAGCTTACCAGCTGATAACTAACGGAAGCGACACTCTCGAGGCGGTCATAGCCGGGATCAATCTGGTGGAGGATGATCCGGAGGATGTGTCGGTGGGTTATGGTGGCCTGCCTAATGAGGATGGAGTGGTGGAGTTGGATGCGGCGGTGATGCACGGTCCCAGCCACCGGGCCGGCGCGGTAGCTGCCCTCAGGAACATCAAGAATCCTTCCAGAGTGGCCAAGCTGGTCATGGAGACCACCGATCATGTGCTGCTGGTCGGGGAGGGGGCCCTGCGGTTTGCCCGCGCCCACGGATTCAAGGAACAGGACCTATTGACCGAGAAGGCCCGTAAGATCTGGCTGAAATGGAAGCAATCCCTTTCTCCTGATGATGATTGGCTGGCGCCTCCTGATGAAGACCCGCAGACCGGCTCGGTGGGCTTTCTGGCCCGACCTATGGGAACCATTCACTGTGCGGCGATGAACTCGCGGGGGGACATCTCGTGCGCTACCACCACCAGTGGCCTGGCCTTCAAGATTCCCGGCCGGGTGGGCGACTCGCCCATTGTGGGGGCGGGCCTGTACGTTGACAATGAGGTGGGTTCCTGTGGCAGCACCGGCCGGGGCGAAGCCAACCTCCAGAACCTGTGCAGCTTTGCAGCGGTGGAGTTGATGCGCGGTGGCATGTCACCCAAAGACGCCGGACTGGAGGTGTTGCGCCGGGTGGTGAGCCATACCCGCGAGGCCCGTCTGCGGGATGAAAAGGGGCGGCCCAACTTCGGACTTAAGTTCTACCTCCTCGGCAAAGGGGGCTCCTATTCCGGTGTAACCATGTGGGGGCCGTCCAAGTTTGCCGTGGCTGATGCCAAAGGTGCCCGACTGGAGGAGTGCGCCTTTCTCTATGCAAGGGATAATTGATCGGCCGCCGGGGGCGAGGTAACTTCCGCCCCGGCTAGCGGCGTGAAGGAGTAACTGTGGCGAATCAGTCCCGAAGGTCCCGGAGGGACTCCTCGGCGGGAGATCCCGTGGGAAAGCCAACCTACGATTTTCTATACAAGAATTATGCCTGGCCGGAGCCGGGCACCGAGCGCGTGTGTCCCTTTTCGGGCATCCCCCTGCAATTGAACGAGCAGCGGCCTGGTTATAATGGTAAACCCTGGACCTGTCCCGAGTGCGTCTGGTTTTTCAGCGAGGAGGAGCTGAGGGCCCCGGCTGCCTTCAAGGGCAAAGACTGCCCGTACACGCTCCAGCTTAAAGAAGAAACATCCATCGGCGAATAGCCGTCAGCGGCCAGCCTTCAGCAATCAGCCGGTAGGAACATAGCGCGGGCTCGCCGTGTCGGCCGTCACCCTTCGACGGAGCTCAGGGTGACACCTGGCCTTTACTTCAACAGCACCAGCTTGATACCGTGGATTTTCAAAGGGCGTTAACGCCCTGCGGGTTTCCTTCTGTTCCTTTGCCCCCCAGCCGTAAACGGCCGGGTTAATCTGCAAATCATTCGTTCCCTCGCTCACCTGGCCATTTATGGTGCCTCTACTTCATGAGGATCATCTTGATGCTTCTGGAATATAGCGCCGTTACCAAGCGGACGATGTAGACTCCGCTGGGGGCCGGCTGGCCATTGGCTAGCAGGCCATCCCAGACTACGTGGTGGTATCCGGTGGGCCAAGGCCCATCCAGTAACACAGCCGTCTCCCGACCCTGGAGGTCGTAGACCACTAGCTGCACCGATGTTGCGCGGGGCAGGGCGAAGCGGAGGGTGGTGGCGTGATTGAAGGGGTTGGGGTAGTTCTGGTGCAGGGTGAAGGCGGTGGGTAGGCTTGGGGATTCCTCCGTTCCTAGCACCGTCACTGACACTGCCTGGGAATAGCCGCTCTCATTGCCGTTGATATCCATGGCCGAAACCCAATAGTCGTAGCTCTGGCCCCTTTCAACAGTGGTATCTGCAAGAGCGGGATCATAGGTCTCAGCCATGATTTCCGCATTAGTATTGGCGGCGGCCTGCCGATATACCCTGAAGAAGTCGAAGTCGTAGTCCACCGGGCCATTCCAGACCAGGGAAACGGTGGGACCCTCAATCACCGACGCTACCAACCCCGTGGGGGCCGCCGGGATCAGGTTATCAATAGAGTAACCCGAGTCCATCGGTGAGGTGTAGTATACGGCAGGATCGGTGGTGTGGGCGGTGACCTGGAACCGGCTCCAGACGAGGCCGTAGGCGCTGGAATCGCCGAAGGTGGCGGCCAGGTAAGTGTAGCTTTCGGCCTGGCGGGCAGTCACCGTGCCCAAGTCCACCCATTCACCGTGGGGGTTCTGGAGCTGGATGCTGTATTGTGTGAGGCCTCCCAAAGGGTCATGATAGCTTGCAGACCAATTAAGATAAACATGACGCCCCTGGTCCTGTGGGACGTCCACGATGCAGGCGATAACGGGATAGTAAGGAGGATTAACTGTGACATAATTTTCTTTTGTGATTATTAGCGTATCAACACCATCTGACACCGTTAAACTCACGGTATACAGACCTATTTCAGTATAAGTCCATACGGGATTCTGTTCCTGGGAATCCATGGTTCCGTCATTATTGAAGTCCCATGCCCAAGATGTAATATGACCCATTGGATAAGAAAGATCCGCAAATTGTACGGTGAGAGGCACCCTTCCTTCGGTTGTGTTAGCACTAAAATCAACAACAAGCTGTTCGTATTCATCGGCACTTGTCTTAATCAGCCATACATCATTAAGACCTGCTCCATAGGAATAGGTAATGCCAGTAATTACATATCCATTGTCTTTCGTTTGCTGCACGGAGAGGCCTAAATCTTGGTCATTCCCCCCAAACGTCTTTTCCCACTGCACGTCGCCATTTATGTCGGTTTTGATTAAATATACATCGGTATATCCATAGGGATTGTCATAAAAACCAGTAATTATATAATTACCGTACTTAGTTTCCTTAACAGATCGGCCTCCATCATATCGATTATCTCCGAAGGTCTTTGTCCAAAGAGTATCACCATTACTATCTGTCTTAATTAGCCACACATCAGAATACCCTGCCCCATAGGATCTAGTCTCTCCAGTAATGATGTAACCTCCATCCATTGTTTGCTGGACCGAATGACCTTCATCCTCATCACTTCCACCAAATGTCTTTGTCCAGAGAGTGTCGCCGTTGATGTCAGTCTTGATCAACCAAACGTCTGAATATCCTTCTCCATAAGACCACGTCCACCCAGTAACGATAAAACCACCATCAACAGTTTGTTGAACAAACCTTCCAAAATCAGCACTACTTCCTCCAAAGGTTCTTGTCCATAAGGTGTCGCCATTGGTGTCGGTTTTTATCAACCACACATCACCATCACCTGCACCATAGGAACGAGTATACCCAGTAATAATGTAACCGCTGTCAGTCGTTTGCTGGACAGAAAAGGTAGCATCACCACCTGTCCCACCAAAAGTCTTTATCCATAGCGTATCTCCATTACTATCTGTCTTGATTAACCAAACGTCAGACTCATCTGCAATTATGGGATCATAATAATAGCCTGCGATGATATAACCATAATCAGGCGTTTGTTGGACAGACATACCTCTATCATCACCATGTCCACCAAACCTGCTTGTCCACAGAGTTTCACCATTGCTGTCGGTCTTTATTAGCCAACCTCCGACACCATAGGAGCGGGTATAACCGGTGATGATATAACCTCCATCAATCGTTTGTTGGACACAGTATCCTCCATCCTCATCACTTCCCCCAAAGGTTCTCGTCCATAAGGTGTCGGGTCCTTCGCCCTGGCTCAGGGCAGACTGGGCGCGTAGTGAGTTGGCAATACCGGTGAATAATAGGATTACAGTCAACAGATAATTCAGTTTCATAGGGCGCCTCCGTCTGTTATGGTTGAAGCAGGTTTGCGGACTGGCACTAGGCGAAAAACGCAATTTTGTCATCGAGAAAAACCTACTATGAAAAGGTATTGATTGCCGGTGAGTCAGGCAAGGGATTAGGGACCTGCCCTGAGTGTTCGCCTGAGATCACATCGAAGGGGATGAAAATCGCTGGGGCGACTCACCGAGTCGCCCCTACATACTGATGATTGCTAACTGCTGACTGCTCTTACAGGTACGGCCGCAGGTGGGTGCTGCGGGACTTGTGCTGCAGGCGGCGGATGGCCTTTTCCTTGATCTGCCGCACCCGCTCGCGAGTGAGACTGAACTCCTCGCCGATTTCGTTGAGCGTCAGAGCATAGTCCTGGTCGATTCCGAAGTACATCTTGATGACGTCGCGCTCGCGATCCTTGAGCGTGGACAAGGCCGACCGAATCTCTTCCTTGAGGGAGTCGTGGATCAAGATAGTATCCGGCTCCGGTGACTCGGGGTCGGCGATGACATCCATCAGGGAATTGGAGTCGGTGTCGGAGAAGGGCATATCCAGAGACTGGTGCCGCCGGCTGATCTGGATGGTGTGGGCCACTTCGTGGGGTTCCTTATCCACGTGCTTGGCGATCTCCTCGACCAGGGCCGGACGCTCGTACTGGTGCTCCAGCTCCTCAGCCGCTTTCACGATCTTGGTGATATCCCCCTGGCGGTTGAGCGGGACGCGCACCATGCGGGAGTGCTCGGACAGGGACTGGAGAATGGACTGGCGCACCCACCACACGGCGTAGGAGATGAACTTGAAGCCCCGGGTCTCGTCGAAGCGCTCGGCGGCCTTGATGAGACCGAGATTGCCCTCACTGATCAGGTCTTCCAGCGGACGACCCTGACCCTGGAACTTCTTGGCGACGCTCACCACGAAACGCAGATTGGATACAATCAGCTCGTGCTGAGCCCGCTTGTCACCTTTCTTGATGCGCTGGGTGAGTTCGATCTCCTTGGCCGGCTTCAGCGGTTCATATTTGCTGATTTCCGCCAGGTAGTTACCTAAAGCGCGGTTGGAATCACTTCCCATAGATGTCTTTAAAACTCTCCTTACTTTTACCTAACGAGCGTTGATTTATTTTGCCTGCTTTATTCAACAGGGCAAAACCTGAACTTCATTAAGGGACGAATTGTTCCCATCGTCGTGAATAAGCGGAAACCATCCTTCACTTTCAGCGCTTCCTCAGCTGCACAAAAACGCTTTATTTGCCTGAAAATCAGAGTTCAAGTCTACAGATAAATTCATAATTTGTAAAGAGTCGTTCCCTAACGTTCGTAGTTCTTTCCCCTGGCTTCCTGGCTACTGTAGGTTTAGCCAGATATGTTTATCGGCAGCCAGAGGCAGTTTTTGAAGGGGACGGTGATTTTGGTCGTAAGGCACATAATGTGGTGTTAAACAGGTCAGGTTGGCCTGTATGGGCCGGTCCCTTAGCGGTAAATTTTCACCTCAAACTATCATGCGACGGGTGTAGTCATGACCAATCCCATCATGAGTTTTGTATTGCGCAGTGAGCGGGGGGAAAGTGTGCATCTCACCGCCGCCGTGCTGATTGATCCCTCCGGTGCGGCGGTATTGTCCGCCGGGCTGGTGGACATTCCCTTTTTTATTCGATCCACCGCAAAGCCCTACCAGGCCATTGCCCTGTTGGCCACGGGTGCTCTTGAGCAGTTTCGGTTGACAGAGGAGGACCTGGCCATTGCCTGTGCCTCCCACAGTGGAGAGCCGGGTCACGTGGAGGCGGTGCGCGCCTTCATGGCCCGGGCCGGCGTGTCGGAGGCAGCCCTTCTGTGTGGTCCCCACTTTCCTTATAATCGGCAGGCGGAGGAGGAACTGCTGCGTCGGGGAGAACGTCCCACCGCGCTGCACAATAACTGCTCCGGCAAGCATGCCGCTTTTCTGGCCGCGGCACGGGCTATGGGCGCTCCACTGGACGGTTACCTGAGCCCGGACCATCCGGTGCAGCAGCTGATTCTGGAACACCTCCAGCGGCTCTCAGGGATCGAGGACATCCCGGTGGGGGTAGATGGCTGCTCGGCCCCGACTTTTTTCCTGACCCTGACGCTGCTAGCCCGCCTGGCTCAGCGCCTGGCAGCCGGCGACGATCCGCTGCTGGTACCTCAATTTAAGGCCATGGTCAGCAATCCCTTCCTGGTGGGAGGTACGGGAAGGTTTGATACTGATTTCACCACCGTGATGAATGGCCGGGCCGTGGCCAAGGAGGGGGCTGAGGGCCTGCAGACGGTGGCCATTCGAGGCCGCAAGGGCCGCGGCTGGGGCCTGGCGCTGAAAGTGCTGGACGGCAGCGCCCGCCCCATGGGCCAGGTAGCCCTGGAAATCCTGAAGGCCTTCAAGCTGGTCGGATCGGCAGAATTGGAGCAGCTGGCCGCGCACTACCGGCCTGCTTACACCAACCGCGCCGGACTGAAAGTGGGTACTCTGCTAACCCAACTGGAGCCGGGGCCGTAACAGGGCCAGTATCAGGTACCTTATCGTTCAGTGCCTTGCCTCTCTGATAACGTTTTTATTGTTAAGTAAACTGTTATTCCCTTGTCTTTTTCAATAAATGGCATGTAATAGGCGTAGAAGCGAGTGGATGAGATCACTCGAAGGGAGCAGGTGTTGCCGCGCTGAGGACCGATGATCTGCCGCCCCTTTGCCGAGCGGAGATCAGGTTAAAGTGAAGTCGTGATACAGGCGCTTGCCTTCAGGAGCCAGCTCTTTTTTGACATTCCGACCTGACAGTGAACAGGCCCACATTTTCAGGGTGACGCGGGTGCGGAAGATGCCGCGGTAAAGGCGCTCCATGGCATCTCCTCGTTGGACAGCTGCCATGAGAAAATGGTAGCGGCTGCCTTTCATCCGGTGATAGAACCATCGGACCAGTCTTGTCAGGTCGGGTTCGTACCCCGGACCGCAGGCGATATCGCGGAGCCACAGATAACGTAGAATACCTCCCGTGATAGGCAGCGCCGGCAAAGGGGTGAAGCGATTCAGTAACCGCGTTAAGGAGGCCACCAGTGCCAGGTAGGGACTGTAGGCCTCTACAATCGGTTTTTTGAAGGTGCCCTGGTCCCAGGTATGGGCCACGGCTACAGCTTTCCCATTTCTGTGGGCCAGGACGTAATCTTCTATCCGCATCCCTTCTTCTGTCAGTGCCATCACTCGCTGGAGCCTTTCAGGGGTGACCTCGATACGGAACTGATGGCGTTGATAATAACTATTCAATAGTTCGCAGATGGTTGTTAGATCGTCCCGGGTTGCCGGCCGCAGCTCCAGTCCCTTAAGGCTGTTTTGCACCGGCAGACCGGGATAAAGCTGGAGCATATCAAAAGTCGCGAGGTAGACGAAGTGGGGGAATCCCGCCCGCCCGGGAGTGAGATTTTCCACCGCCGAGTTGCCTACCAGGGTGGTTCCGATAGTCAGATCCACGCCATCAGCGCTGGCCTGCTGGTGTGCCTGGCGGAACAGGTGATAGATCAGGGGTGACTTGCGATAGTCGGGGTGCACGCGCACGTCGGCCAGCCAGCCCACTGGCTCCGGCCGTTCATTGACCAGTACCGGTTGCCAGCTCCAGCTGACGCTCCCGACTAACCGATCCCCGACCTCGGCCACCCACATGTAGCTGCGGGTGAAAAAGCGTAGTATCCGGGTATAATCGCCTTCGCGATAGATAAACAGGGTGGTATCGCCCGCCATGGGGCAGGCGCGTTCCAGCTCATCCAGGCGAGAAAAATCGGCGGGGGTTGCTGGCCGGATGTGAGGGGGCATGTTGAAAACTACGAGGGTAGCTTCCAATCAGAAAAGGTTTTTATGATAGATTTACACCTTAAGAAACGATCCGACTATCACGAAGGCATTGTTTCTGGCATATCGGACATGTAAGTTCGCCACGTTTCAGGTAAGCTATTGCAGTTAAATGATAAGCGCCTGAGACGAAAGTCGTCATATCCGTAGGCGGGCTGTGGTCCCGACTGTCCGGCTCAGGAGTTCGGGCTGTGGCGATCGGTTAATACTCATACCAGCGGCACTATTGCTGGCCGCCTAGCTTTCACCATCACCCTACGGATAACTGACTGACACGAATGCCCCGGGCTTGCTTTATGTATCCAATCGGGGGTCGTCTAAGGGCAGGACTACGGGTTTTGGTCCCGTCAATCGAGGTTCGAATCCTCGCCCCCGAACGCGATTCAATGGAATTAATGCACATATCGTCATGAAGCTATTCGCCGGTCGATCCAATCCGAAGCTGGCCCAAGAGATTGCTGATGAGCTGGGTATGCCCCTGGGAGCACTAACCATCAGGAATTTCAGAGATGGTGAGATCTGGGTAAAATTTGAGGAAAACATCCGCAACGAGGATGTTTTCATCATCCAATCTACCAATCCGCCGGCTGATAATATCATTGAGCTGATGTTATTGCTGGACGCCGCCCGCCGGGCTTCCGCCTACAGTGTCACAGCCGTGGTTCCCTACTATGGCTATGCGCGGCAGGACCGGAAGGACAAACCGCGGGTACCCATTTCTGCCCGGTTGTTTCTGGATACTTTCGAGGCGGTGGGGGCGAGTCGCATCATAACCATGGACCTGCATTCGCCCCAGATCCAGGGCTTCGTGAATATTCCCTTTGATCATCTCTATTCCCGGTTGGTCCTGCTCGAGCGTCTGAAGCGGGAGGGTTTGACCAATGAGACCGGGGTGGTGCTCAGTCCTGATATGGGCAGTGCCCGCATGGGCCAGGCATACGCCCGCTACCTGGATGTCGGCTTTGCACTGATCGACAAGCGTCGTCCGTCTCCCAACCGTGCTGAAGTAGTACACCTGGTAGGGCATTTGACAGACCGCCATGTGCTGGTCATTGATGATATGGTAGATACTGGCGGCACCCTTATCAGTGCAGCGGAAGCCGCTGTCGAGAACGGTGCCCTATCGGTGACGGCCATCGCCACCCACGCATTGTTCTCGGGTCCCGCTTCTGCGGATCTGCAACGGTCGCCCATCGACCATATTATCGTTACCAATACCATCGACTTTCAGACCAAGGGTTTAGAAGACAAGTTGGAGGTCATTTCGGTGGCCAAAATTTTTGCTGCCTCCATTCGGCGTATCACTGCCGGTCAATCCCTGAGTTCCCTGTTTGAATTGGAGAGTTAAGTCATGGCGACAAAAGAGTACAAGATTGAAGTTTTCAAGCGAGAAGAAAGCGGTAAGAGTGGTTTACGAAAACTCCGGGCGGAAGGAGTCATACCCGGCGTTTATTATGCTCACGATCAACAGGATGCTATTCCCTTTAAGGTAACCCTTAAGGAGCTGCGCCAGGCTTTGCAGAGTGACGCCCTGGTTTACCATGTGATTGTGGGTGGCAAGCGACGGAACGTACTAATCAAGGCAATCCAGTACCACCCCGTAACCGAAGAGATCATGCATGTGGATTTCCAGGGCGTCCGGATGGATGAGCAGGTGGAGGTACGGATACCCATCCACACGATTGGCCGGCCTATAGGTGTGAAAGATGAAGGGGGGCAGATCCATCAGGCCCTCATGGAGCTCGAGATCCGCTGCCAGGCGAGTGATATCCCGGCGTACATCGAAGTCGATATTTCTGACCTGCATATTGGACATGCTATCCATGCTGTTGACCTGGATATCGGGGAGGTTGAGTTAGTGACCAGTCCCGATACCATGGTGGTTTCAGTTTCCAAGGCTCGCGGTGCTGTAGAATTACCAGTTGTGGAGGAAGTTGAAGAGGAAGAATTTATATTTGAAGAAGGGGCGAAAGGGGAAGCTGCAGCGGAAGCGAGGGCCGAGCGATCCTCTAAAGAATAAGGCGGCGGTTTGCGACTGGTCATTGGTCTAGGGAACCCCGGTTCCCTGTATGCTAAGACCCGGCACAATTTCGGATACTGGGTGGTGGATGCCTTGGCAAGTTCTCGGCGGCTTCAATTTGGCCCGGGGAAGGGTGATTACCTGGTGGTCGTCCAAGAGTCCGCTGATCTGGCTCTGATAAAACCCACGCGTTTCGTGAATGAGAGTGGTCTGTCGGTACAGGAGGCGCTGGCGTTCTTTCGAGCTGCCCCGGAGGATATGTTAGTGATTTTCGATGATATTGACCTGCCGCTGGGCAGCATACGCTTCAGGCCGCGGGGCGGAGCAGGGGGGCATAAGGGTATGAGCTCCATCATTTATCAGGTGGGTTCGGAAGATTTCCCCCGTCTGCGGCTAGGCATTGCCACTAACGCGCTGATGCGCCCCAGTGAAAAGTATGTTCTGGAACCGTTCCGGCCTCAGGACGGTCCCCTGGTAACAGGGGTTCTAGAGCAGGCGGTTGGGGGGGTTAACTATTACCTTGAGCAGGGTATCGAGCGTGCGATGACCCAATATAACACGCGTATGATGGAAACACAGACAGAAAGAGAGACGCATTTAAGTTGAACCAGTTATTGGGGCTTATTCTCACAGCTGGCTTCCTGGCCCTGGTATTCGCTTTCTGGAAGACGCGCTGGATTGCGCGGCAGGATCCCGGTTCGGAGAGGATGGTGGAAATCGGTAGGGCCATCCGTGAAGGAGCGATGGCCTTTATCAAGGCCGAGTATCGTGTTCTGGCGGTTTTCGTAGTAGCGGTAGCACTGTTACTTTATTTTTTTAACCAGGGGCGTGGTTCCGGCCTGGGTTTGGTGGCGATATCATTTATAGTAGGGGCGTTGTGCTCCGGCCTGGCTGGTTTTATTGGATTGCGTGTCGCTACCAGAGCTAACCATCGCACCACCCATGCCGCCTCCAAGAGTCTCAATGCCGCCCTGGAGGTAGCTTTCGCTGGCGGCTCGGTCATGGGCCTGAGTGTTGTAGGACTGGGCGTGGTGGGATTGGTGGTGCTGTTTTATATCTATGAACCCATGTTCGCTGGACTGCCCCAGACCATGGAGGTCCTCTCCGGGTTTGCCATGGGAGCCTCTTCCATTGCCTTGTTTGCCAGGGTTAGTGGCGGTATCTATACCAAGGCCGCTGACGTCGGTGCTGATCTAGTGGGCAAAGTAGAGGCTGGTATTCCGGAGGATGATCCGCGCAACCCGGCCACCATCGCTGACAATGTAGGCGACAATGTGGGGGACGTGACCGGCATGGGGGCCGATCTGTTTGAGTCCTACGTGGGATCAATTATCGGCGCGATGGTGTTGGGATCATTGGCTGTCACCTCCGGTGGCAGTGCTACCTCCCGTCTGGTGGTGCTGCCCCTCTATTTAGCTGGTGCTGGTATTCTAGCGTCCATCATCGGCACTTTTTTCGTGCGGGTCCGCGAAGGGGGCAGTCCCCAGAATGCCCTGAATCTGGGGACCTTTACGGCAGGTCTGATCACGCTGATCGCCGCCTGGTTTATCACCCGCTGGCAGCTGCCTGAGGCGGTGCAGGTGGGTGGTAAGGTCATCGCCGCTGGCTCCGTTTTTGTCGCAGCTGTAACCGGAGTAGTGGCGGGCACCCTGATCGGTCTGTTCACAGAGTACTTCACCGCCGAGAACCGGGCGCCAGCCCGGCGTATCGCGCGGCAGTCGGAAACTGGGGCAGGCACTAACATCATCGCCGGTCTTGCTAACGGTATGTTCTCAACGGTGGCGCCGATTGTGGTGATCGCCGCAGCTATTATTTTGAGCCACGTTGCCAGTGGTCTCTACGGCATCGCCATCGCCGC of Candidatus Neomarinimicrobiota bacterium contains these proteins:
- a CDS encoding asparaginase; the encoded protein is MTNPIMSFVLRSERGESVHLTAAVLIDPSGAAVLSAGLVDIPFFIRSTAKPYQAIALLATGALEQFRLTEEDLAIACASHSGEPGHVEAVRAFMARAGVSEAALLCGPHFPYNRQAEEELLRRGERPTALHNNCSGKHAAFLAAARAMGAPLDGYLSPDHPVQQLILEHLQRLSGIEDIPVGVDGCSAPTFFLTLTLLARLAQRLAAGDDPLLVPQFKAMVSNPFLVGGTGRFDTDFTTVMNGRAVAKEGAEGLQTVAIRGRKGRGWGLALKVLDGSARPMGQVALEILKAFKLVGSAELEQLAAHYRPAYTNRAGLKVGTLLTQLEPGP
- the ruvB gene encoding Holliday junction branch migration DNA helicase RuvB, which codes for MIESKLTAPRPTEEDIIAEKSLRPSRLTEFIGQEETVANLRVYIESALRRSENLDHVLLFGPPGLGKTTLAYIIARELGVNIKASSGPVLERPADLAGILTNLAQRDVFFIDEIHRINNAVEEYLYAAMEDYRIDIMLDKGPASRSVQLALAPFTLIGATTRLGNLTSPLRDRFGVVLRLDFYSPDEIKEVIVRSAELLEIGVDPEAAEEIARRSRGTPRVANRILRRARDFAEVDGTGHLSVKMAKNALKRLGIDEIGLDEMDRRILTTLVNNYNGGPVGIETLAVALHESPRTIEEVYEPYLIKEGFLQRTPRGRVALERVYSYLKLKSPGNAKQPQQRLW
- a CDS encoding PKD domain-containing protein, whose translation is MKLNYLLTVILLFTGIANSLRAQSALSQGEGPDTLWTRTFGGSDEDGGYCVQQTIDGGYIITGYTRSYGVGGWLIKTDSNGETLWTSRFGGHGDDRGMSVQQTPDYGYIIAGYYYDPIIADESDVWLIKTDSNGDTLWIKTFGGTGGDATFSVQQTTDSGYIITGYTRSYGAGDGDVWLIKTDTNGDTLWTRTFGGSSADFGRFVQQTVDGGFIVTGWTWSYGEGYSDVWLIKTDINGDTLWTKTFGGSDEDEGHSVQQTMDGGYIITGETRSYGAGYSDVWLIKTDSNGDTLWTKTFGDNRYDGGRSVKETKYGNYIITGFYDNPYGYTDVYLIKTDINGDVQWEKTFGGNDQDLGLSVQQTKDNGYVITGITYSYGAGLNDVWLIKTSADEYEQLVVDFSANTTEGRVPLTVQFADLSYPMGHITSWAWDFNNDGTMDSQEQNPVWTYTEIGLYTVSLTVSDGVDTLIITKENYVTVNPPYYPVIACIVDVPQDQGRHVYLNWSASYHDPLGGLTQYSIQLQNPHGEWVDLGTVTARQAESYTYLAATFGDSSAYGLVWSRFQVTAHTTDPAVYYTSPMDSGYSIDNLIPAAPTGLVASVIEGPTVSLVWNGPVDYDFDFFRVYRQAAANTNAEIMAETYDPALADTTVERGQSYDYWVSAMDINGNESGYSQAVSVTVLGTEESPSLPTAFTLHQNYPNPFNHATTLRFALPRATSVQLVVYDLQGRETAVLLDGPWPTGYHHVVWDGLLANGQPAPSGVYIVRLVTALYSRSIKMILMK
- a CDS encoding GNAT family N-acetyltransferase, with product MPPHIRPATPADFSRLDELERACPMAGDTTLFIYREGDYTRILRFFTRSYMWVAEVGDRLVGSVSWSWQPVLVNERPEPVGWLADVRVHPDYRKSPLIYHLFRQAHQQASADGVDLTIGTTLVGNSAVENLTPGRAGFPHFVYLATFDMLQLYPGLPVQNSLKGLELRPATRDDLTTICELLNSYYQRHQFRIEVTPERLQRVMALTEEGMRIEDYVLAHRNGKAVAVAHTWDQGTFKKPIVEAYSPYLALVASLTRLLNRFTPLPALPITGGILRYLWLRDIACGPGYEPDLTRLVRWFYHRMKGSRYHFLMAAVQRGDAMERLYRGIFRTRVTLKMWACSLSGRNVKKELAPEGKRLYHDFTLT
- a CDS encoding RNA polymerase sigma factor RpoD/SigA, with amino-acid sequence MGSDSNRALGNYLAEISKYEPLKPAKEIELTQRIKKGDKRAQHELIVSNLRFVVSVAKKFQGQGRPLEDLISEGNLGLIKAAERFDETRGFKFISYAVWWVRQSILQSLSEHSRMVRVPLNRQGDITKIVKAAEELEHQYERPALVEEIAKHVDKEPHEVAHTIQISRRHQSLDMPFSDTDSNSLMDVIADPESPEPDTILIHDSLKEEIRSALSTLKDRERDVIKMYFGIDQDYALTLNEIGEEFSLTRERVRQIKEKAIRRLQHKSRSTHLRPYL
- a CDS encoding N(4)-(beta-N-acetylglucosaminyl)-L-asparaginase encodes the protein MRQDLITRGRFIKTAAGLLAGLPFASHLRAGFSTISRVSKQRYPVRVIASANGLEAIKRAYQLITNGSDTLEAVIAGINLVEDDPEDVSVGYGGLPNEDGVVELDAAVMHGPSHRAGAVAALRNIKNPSRVAKLVMETTDHVLLVGEGALRFARAHGFKEQDLLTEKARKIWLKWKQSLSPDDDWLAPPDEDPQTGSVGFLARPMGTIHCAAMNSRGDISCATTTSGLAFKIPGRVGDSPIVGAGLYVDNEVGSCGSTGRGEANLQNLCSFAAVELMRGGMSPKDAGLEVLRRVVSHTREARLRDEKGRPNFGLKFYLLGKGGSYSGVTMWGPSKFAVADAKGARLEECAFLYARDN